The window TCAAAAAGGTTGATTGTAACTTTCAAAGTGTCATAATAATCcactcaacttgcttaaaatatcttAATAGCCCCTACAACTTGTGTAAAATATAGTCAATTAATAATTCGCTTGCAAAAAGTAAGTTGCATGCCGAAGGTGTGTTGCCCGCGCcttgaaaaagtaaaacgaccaaggtcgGGGTATGAGGTTCTAATATCagagagaagacaagttttttaattgagcaagtaagaaattcatttttaatatgttttaatttattctgtgaattatgtaataacattccaAGGCGTGTGAAACACACCATGCAGCTTACTTTTTAACAATtgagtgattaattaattacatcttaTGCAAGTTGAAAAGACCGTtggaacactttaaaagttcacgCAAAACTAAGCAACCTTTGAATGTCAATCTATGCATTCCAATCTCTAATATATGTTATTTAACTTGTTTCAATTTCAATAGAAAATTGAGTAAAATCCAGATTGAAACAAATTGCGTTCATTGCAAGAAAACATTCATGAAGTTTCTTGCGTGAAGACCGTGTTAAACTATTCTAAAACCATCCAAAAACATTAATCAAGAATTTGGCGATCATAAAAGAAATTCAAAGAAAAGATAATATCCAATGGAAGAAATTCAAAGAAAAGATAATATCCAATGGAAGAAATTGAGTGAAACCGTGTTAAACTATTCTGAAACCATTAAAACCAATATTCATAAAGTTTCAAATGAGGTATCATataaatttcacccaatttcacATCTTGTGGAATTGAGTGAAAGTGTACAAAATCGAATGAAAATCATTTGAAAATGATTGAAACAATAATGAAACATTAAGACCAATATTTTTAGCAAGTTTCACATGAGTTTCAAAAGATTACACTGCAATTTCACCTTTTGTGAAATTGCGTGAAAGTGTATAAGATAAACTGAAACTCATTTGAaactaatttaatcaattaagtaTCAATGAAACCGATGTTTTTATTCACTTTCACACGAGTTTCAAATCATTACAATGTTATTTCACATGTATTTCACCTCTTATGAAATTGAGAGGAAGCAGATGAAATTAGCTCAAACTTATTAAAAAATGATTGAAACAATTATGAAACATTAACACTAGAACTTTATCAAATTTCACATGAGTTTCAAAAGGTTATAGTGCAATTTTACATGAATTCCAGCTCTTGTAAAATTGAGcaaaatggatgaaattgaCTGAAACTTATTTGAAACCGATTAAAAAGTGAAGTAACATTAACACCAATGTTTTATCAAGTTTCACACGATTTTCACAAGGTTACATTGCAATTCAATATGAATTCCACCCAGTTTCACCTCTTGTGAAACTAAGTTACTGGAACTCATTTGAAATTGATTGAAATAATTAAGTAAGATTAACACCAATGTTTTACCAAGTTGCACATAAGTTTCAAAAGgtaatagtgtaattttacatCATTTTCACCTCTTATGAAAGTGGATGAAACTAAgtaaaactggccaaaactCATGTAAACTTGATTGAAACTATTATAGAATATTAACCCCAATGTTTTAAATAATTACGATGGATTTTGACGATTTTGATATGAAATTCATCCGGTTCCACCCAATTAGTCATATTCTTTCAGTAAGTTCATTTGAAACTATTATGATCTTcaattaataatggtaaaatATTATTCACAATATTCATGAATTTCatttaagaaaattacaaataaaacaCGTGATTTCATCAATTTGCAAGTAGAGGAATGCATTATTTCTTTTTGCAACATGTTTTATACGGTTAGCAAAAAGAGGAATTTGACTGATACCATGTGACATGTCATCAAGTTAACATGACGCATAATCAAGTCAACATATAACATCATTGAGTCAGTATTCCACATTACTGAGTTAACACGACATATCATCGAGTCAACGTGTCGCACCAGTATAAGTCAATATTTTGTTGTGCCATATTAATAAAATCAACAAGTTAATATGTCATGTCAATAGAGACTAATATCATTAGTCAAATTCATCTTTTTGCTAATTGTATGAAGCATATGCCTTCTTTTACAAAAAGAAATACCACATTCTTCTACTTGCAAATAGATGAGACCACAAGacttttatttgtcattttccCTTATATTTTTATGATACGAGTTATAGTTTACATCATACATGTATTTTCAAATTAAATTGCATGGAAATTCTTCACATTAATTCCCATTTACCAATGATGCATTATAAACGTGATGCAAAAGAGGTTAATAGTCAAAttgttttacctattgtttgctatttgttgttGCTATTACAGTTTGTTAATTGCTGTTTGAAAAAGCTGTTTTCCAAAAAGTAGGAATTCCATGCATTTGTAAAAGCAAACAGAAGGTCACTAACAAAACACCTAAAAACTCCcatttttgaaatgaaaagacaaacatgaaCATGAAATGGAGCAACCAAATACCCCATAAGTTTGTTGAGTCAAAGAACGTTGAACGATCGAATTGAGGAATCCTATCAGATTTCGAGGGGAAAGGATGCCAATTCTTGAGAGATAATATACATACAATTCCATAAAAAAAGTCATTCTAAATCTGCAATTCCTTAGTATTGAATACCCctcaatttcaaaataattaccacattttgaaattttttctcatttcatATTTGTTTTCTTCATATTTTACTctcattaataaatttaatattaattattatttttatcattttaaattttcatcgtACGAAATTCAAGAGATGCTCTTCCACTCTTAATCAAGAGTGCAGGTTTGAACATCACTTTGGATATGAGCAGTCTTAATTTTAATGATTCACTTACAAAATTTCTGCAATAACTTCGCTATTTATTCACTTAAATTAATGTTTTGGTAATAAAGTCTTATAACAAATGGGCTAATTGTCCCACCCATTTGAAGCGCCTACCAACTAGTAGACATGTTCATGGATCAGACATGGTCCATCGgacttttatctaaaaatgctCAGTTCAAGTCCAGTCTAGCCTGTTGTTAATTTAGGCGGACTCGGGTCGAGCTGGGCTCGGGcacaaaaatcaaatcccaagcctAGCCCATATAAGCCCACATAAATATACtatgtttataatttttaatatattaaaaacttatacttaaaaataaatattaatatataaatttattaactaATCTGAATAAGCAGGTCGGGCTGGACCGTCCtgtgctatttttataaatcccaaGTCCACCAAAAAATAGACAGGCTTTAGCGGGCCTGGATCGGTCTAGGTCTAAGGATAATTTTTCATGTCCAAGCCCGACCAAGGGGACGCAGGCTTGCGCAGGCCGATCGGATACCTAGGCCTATGAATAGGTCTACCAACTAGCAAATGAGGATTAGTCTAGATGTGCACATGACTTAAAGGTGCGGATCCTCCAAGACTACGTCgtggtttgaaaaaaaaaagttttcaaTGTACGAAGagtagacctgtccacgggcccAGGTACCCGCCCGCCccgcccaggcccgtgtcccttggaccgggcttggacaataaaaattgttcatcggcctagcccggcccaggcccgccaaagcccgtctattttttgggcgggcttgggattaataaaaataacacgggccggcccagcccggcccgcttattaatattaattaataaatatatatttatatattaaatatttatttttaaatataatatttatttttttataattaacaattatatatatatatatatttaggtgggcttatatgggttgggttcgggatttgatttttaagcccgagcccagcccggcccgagcccgcctaaattaattgtgggccgggctgggcttgggctgagcatttttacttaaaaacccGAGTGGCCCGGTCCGAGCCCGACCCAGCCCGAGCCCGACCCAGCCCggcccatggacaggtctaaCGAAGAGTGGTTCAACTTAATGTGTGATACAAAAAGTGATGATTATTAATAAAACGAAATAAAATGTGCATTCAATACCTATAGAATTTTATAGATTCTTTAAAAATCTAAACTCAATACAAGATTTTAAAAGATTTTAACGTTTATACCTAACATcagcaagttggatcaatttcagatattattataaaacacaaatattttatttcttaatttgcAACCGtttgttttaagaaaaaaatttctatgatttaataatagaatattaaagattaatatttataaaatccgcaaaatattttgaattttttatccaactctTACAAAAGATAGATACGATTCATAtgtggagattaatattttattttatttttttaattttttccatgTCTAATCATTATGTGTTTATAACCTGtaactaattagtgataaaatgacttaAATGTGAAGTATAGATAATAAGATTCATAatcgaaaagacagtttgataaattatttctgaaattaactcaatttgacactgttatgagtaaaattactcgtgttactaatgagtgatgaAATGACTCAAATGTGaaatataaatgataaaattcattatcgagaagatagtttgatgaatcACCTCTCAAATTAACTCAACTTGATAACGATAGGATAAAATTACTATTTGCTGTTGCTTACTTAAGTTTGCTGTTGCTATTTACTGTTATTAGAAAatactgcttttccaaaaagcataggttctctacttttgtaaaatgctgctttttcatagtgagcaaccaaacaccctaaatgatataatttttgcactttatcccttTCCTACATAGATGAACTCAATACTATAAAAAATTACTCCACAAGCTTCATTCAAAGATCTACAAAATTAATCATCTCATCTCTACACCTTTGATTCTATAGTATTCTTGGCTTAATCACCGTCCGAATTGGTACGTTTCTTTTCCTTGTGGCATTGCATCATTAGCGACAAATTaatctttcttttctttatcaTTTCACCTTGGAATCGGAATCAGATTCCGAATCAATCATTATGTTGCTTGttaaattagggttagggtttgtAGTTTTCGCACCaattcttttatccttgatgtTTTCTAATACTAAATTCTCTGGTTTGGTTTCCGTTGCATTGATTTCTGTGGGGTTTTGCGGCTTATTCGGCAGTTTTCTGCACTTTATGCTTCCAAGAAAGCGACCTGTTGTTGAAGGCGTGCTTGTACAACAACGTCAAGAAGAAGACAAGAACGGAATTcatacttcttcttcttccatcaaGAAACATCGGATCAACTGCTTTACTGAATCCACAGCTAACAACACCACCACTACGAACGGGAACACTAGCATCGTGAGCAACGGCAAGAGTAACGGCAGCAGTAGCAGCTTCGGTGATAGCAGTAGTAGTCTAATAATGGCACCTGGTGATTCGAATTCGACTGATATTGACGAGGATCTGCACAGTAGGCAGCTTGCGGTCTATGGCCGTGAGACTATGCGGCGGCTTTTTGCCTCCAATGTTCTTGTTTCTGGCATGCAGGGTCTTGGTGCTGAGATTGGTATGTACAGGAGTCAAACATTTCTTTCTTGTTAtattatcttttcttttatgaTCGCTAAATTCTTGACTGATGTTTGAAAATTGGGGTTATTAGAGTTAACTATCTTCTAACATCTGAAAGGTTGTAATTTGATCTTTATGATTTTAATCAGTTACATCGGTTGAATTGTTGAGTTCAGTCAGCTTCCCTCGTACCCAGAATTGCCTATGTAGTTTATATTTGTCAGTGGCTCAGTGCTACGGTTTATTTTTAGGGGATTTGTGGCACAATTTGTGGAAATTGTGCTTTCTTGATGTTGTTGAAGCCATAGCAATTTGTGGTATTTGCTAACCTTTTTTCTGGGTAGTGCAATATTCTGCTGTACCGTGGTGGCTCAGTGATATATGGTATAAGATATATTGTCCTCTCTTTGAGATGTATTTTCATTTTTCAGTTCATCTTGTTTGTTTCTGTTATTCTATTACTGTTAATTTATTCTGCTTCTGTTCatgattttcattttgagagagagagagaggaacaATTAGAACGAAGTTCTATCCGTGTTGAAGGCGTGAAGGATATGGCTGGGCAGGATTAAAAGAAACTATATTGACCCTCTTTTTGATGTATGTATCTTCTTGATGCAGCTAAAAACCTCATTCTTGCTGGGGTGAAGTCCGTAACATTGCATGATGAAGGTGCAGTAGAGCTGTGGGATTTATCCAGTAATTTCAATTTCTCAGAGAGTGACATAGGGAAAAACAGGGCATCAGCTTCTGTTCTCAAGTTACAAGAACTTAACAATGCTGTGGTGGTTTCTACCTTGACTACAGAATTAACGAAAGAAAAGCTGTCAGAGTTCCAGGTATTCCCGAACTTTCCATTTTTCTGATACTGTATAATTATGTTCTCAATCATTCTTAACATTAATGAACTGTGATATGTTGATCATAAAAGACGATGGCCTGTAGGTTATTCCTACCACATATTATGAAAGATAGACAATCATTTGGTTGATGCTACTCCTACCACTTGTTTACAATTTGCTTGGAAGATATCCCATAAGAACAGTGTGCatggaaagaaaacaaaagtAGAAAGATATACCTTCACTCCTTTCTCTCGTTTGGATAGTAGAAAGAATCTGCAGTTAcctttttctttgaaaattaagAAGTATTAGTATAGGAACAAAAATGTGTTATACTGAAATGTAGAATTATTTTTGATAGACTAGGAGTACATTGTGTTAGGACTAGGAGTACACTGTGTCCTAATGTTTTGGGCTCCGGTGTTTTCTCGTCTTACCTCAGTTAGTTTAGCGCATTGACCCTTCAGATTACTGCTGAAGCCATGTTTTCATGAAATAAAGAACCTGTTTTCTCGTGTTACCTCAGTTGGTTTAGCGCATTGACCCTTCAGATTACTGCTGAAGATATGTTTTCATGAAATAAAAAGGTTCTTTACCCTGGAGATCTATATTAATTCCTGACAACATCTCTGTTTTAAGAATAATAAAATCAGTTGTAGTTGCATTGTGTCCCTATGCTTCTGCGTATGTGTGTCTTCTGAAAAGAGGAGAAACTATTATTATTGGCCcactaatattatttttatgtattgcAATAGAGAGTTACTTGTTAATATTATTGCTTTCTCATTAGGCCCATTAAAAATACTCCCCCAATCTTATTATGAATCCATCCACAATTTCTGGTGGTGCAGGCTGTTGTTTTTACTGATATCAATCTTGACAAAGCCATCGAGCTTAACGACTACTGCCATAGTCATAAGCCtcctatttcttttattaaggCCGAAGTGAGAGGACTTTTTGGTTCAGTGTTTTGTGACTTTGGACCTGAATTCACAGTTTTTGATGTTGACGGCGAGGAACCACACACAGGTATAGTTGCATCCATCAGCAATGACAAGCTTGCGTTGGTATCATGTGTGGATGATGAGAGGGTTCAGTTTCAGGATGGGGATCTGGTTGTGTTTTCTGAAGTTCATGGAATGACAGAACTAAATGATGGAAAGCCGAGGAAGGTCACAAATGTCAGGCCATATTCATTTAGTCTTGAAGAGGACACCTCAAACTTTGGGTTTTATGAGAAAGGTGGTATTGTAACACAAGTAAAGCAACCCAAGGTATTGAACTTCAAGCCACTGCGGGAGGCACTAAAAAATCCTGGTGATTTTCTTTTGACTGACTATTCCAAGTTTGATCGGCCACCTCTCTTACATCTCGCCTTTCAAGCACTGGATAAGTTTTTGTCCCAGTCAGGTCGCTTCCCTGTTGCTGGTTCAGAAGATGATGCTCAGGCGCTTATATCTTTGGTCAGTAGCATAAATGAAAGCTTGGGAGATGGCAGACTTGAAGACATCAATCCGAAACTTTTGCGGCACTTTGCCTTTGGTGCCAGGGCTGTACTTAATCCGATGGCTGCTATGTTTGGTGGTATTGTGGGACAAGAAGTTGTCAAAGCATGCTCCGGAAAGTTTCATCCTCTCTTGCAGGTGGGTGTATTACTTTTCCTTCATTACTCCATCAtcaactccttatatatatataagaatatTTGTGTTGAATGTTGCTGTAATTGGTCAAGCTGATTTGAATTTTCTTTGTACCTCCCTTCCCTGTTCCTGAATTTGGATTCCTTTTTACCGTTGCAACTCACTCCGAACATTCACTAACCTTTCCATTTCTTCTGTTCAGTTTCTCTATTTTGACTCGGTGGAATCACTCCCTACAGAACACTTGGACAGCAGTGATTTTCAACCATTAAATAGCCGTTATGATGCGCAAATATCAGTTTTTGGATCCAAGCTCCAGAAGAAACTAGAGGATGCTATTGTGTTTATGGTAGGATCTGGTGCATTGGGTTGTGAGTTCTTGAAGAATGTAGCATTGATGGGCGTTTCATGTGGTAAAGAGGGAAAGCTGACTGTAACAGATGATGATGTAATAGAGAAGAGTAACCTAAGTAGGCAATTTCTATTCCGTGATTGGAACATTGGACAGGCCAAATCCACTGTTGCTGCTTCTGCTGCTGCGTTAATAAATCCTTCCATCAACATCCAAGCATTGCAAAATCGTGTGGGCACTGAAACTGAGAATGTCTTTGATGATGCCTTCTGGGAGAATTTAACAGCTGTTATAAATGCTTTAGACAATGTCAATGCCAGATTATATGTTGATCAGAGGTGCTTGTACTTCCAGAAGCCACTTCTCGAGTCTGGAACACTGGGTGCCAAATGCAACACCCAGATGGTCATTCCTCACCTGACTGAAAATTATGGTGCTTCTAGAGATCCACCGGAGAAGCAAGCACCCATGTGCACTGTCCATTCTTTCCCGCATAATATTGACCACTGCTTGACTTGGGCTCGTTCTGAGTTCGAGGGTTTGCTTGAGAAAATTCCAGCAGAGGTGAACGCCTATCTTTCCAACCCGGTTGAATATACTACTGCTATGGCCAATTCTGGTGATGCTCAGGCAAGGGATACATTGGAACATGTTATTGAGTGTCTCGACAGCGAAAAATGCGAAACATTCCAGGATTGCATTACATGGGCTCGTTTAAAGTACTTCCTTATTCAATTACCTGACCACTTAAATGATGATTGAACATGTTCTTTCTTTTAGTGTTCCTAAAATTTATGCTGCTTCTGTTAACAGGTTTGAAGATTATTTCACTAATCGTGTGAAGCAACTAATTTTTACATTTCCTGAAGATGCTGCAACTAGTACTGGGGCTCCGTTCTGGTCAGCCCCAAAACGATTTCCCCGTCCACTTGAGTTCTCTTCTTCTGATCCCAGTCACCTCCATTACATCATGGCAGCATCTATACTACGAGCAGAGACTTTTGGAATCCCCATTCCGGACTGGGTCAAGAATCCGAAGATGTTGGCTGAAGCTGTTGAGAAAGTGATGGTACCAGAATTTGAGCCAAAGCAAGGTGTAAAAATTGAAACCGATGAGAAGGCTACTAGTCTCTCTACTTCATCTTCAGATGATGACGTAATTATCAAGGAACTAATCAAGAAACTGGAGCAATGTAGAAATAATCTGCCACCCGGATACAGGATGAAGCCAATTCAGTTCGAGAAGGTTCTTTCTTGTCAATTTCCTAATATTTTAACTcctaatgttttatttacttgcAATTTCTCCCTAAGTTTTTGCTCTAACTCAATTTCGCCCTTCTTCAAATAAATACAAACGAAATTACTCACAGATTTAGCGATGAACTGTAGTCTGTTTGTAATTGCCGGTTAGATTTTTCATTGGAGTGTGTGCGTTGATGAAGGCCAATATTGagttatgataaaaaaaaattttgggtcgtaattaaaagaaaaatcagGGTTACAGTTTTGATTTTCCTAAAAATAttgggggtaaaattgtaccgcAACCCTAATAAAATTGGTTAGACTTGTGTTTGCACTTCTTTCACTTAGTTGTGTTGATTCAGTTTCTGGAATCTGCAGGATGATGATTCAAATTTCCATATGGATCTTATAGCCGCGCTTGCGAACATGAGAGCTAGGAACTATAGCGTACCCGAAGTTGACAAGTTGAAGGCGAAGTTCATCGCCGGAAGGATCATCCCTGCTATTGCAACTTCCACAGCAATGGCAACAGGACTTGTGTGCTTGGAGCTGTACAAAGTACTCGACGGAGGCCATAAAGTAGAAGACTACCGAAACACATTCGCCAATCTAGCACTACCTTTATTCTCAATGGCTGAGCCTGTTCCACCCAAAGTCATCAAGCATCGCGACATGAGTTGGACCGTTTGGGACAGATGGATCCTCAGAGACAATCCTACTTTGCGGGAAGTCATCCAATGGCTGAAGGATAAGGGCCTGCACGCCTATAGCATCTCATCCGGTAGTTGCTTGCTGTTTAACAGTATGTTCCCTAAGCATAAAGAAAGAATGGACAGGAAGATGGTGGATCTAGTTACGGAAGTGGCGAAATTAGAATTGCCTCCATATCGTAGACATTTCGATGTTGTTGTGGCGTGTGAAGACGACGAAGACAATGATATCGACGTTCCTCCAGTATCCATTTACTTCCGGTgattgaacttgtatttttcttctcATTTGCCTATTACTTTGTCTCCTATCATAATACTTGTATCAGTGACCATAAAAGAAAGATGAATATTTTGCACATTTGGGAATTTCATCTATAAATCTTGTTGCACACATgttgtacaattttttttttttggggatTAAAGCACTTTTTGTTTTTGGCCCTGGGCTATTATTTGCTAACTTTCGGTctattatttggtaacatttgccCCTTGCCCAATTTTAGAAAGTGATGAATATTTTGCACGTTTGGGAATTTCATATATAAATCTTGTAGCAAACATGCATattgtac of the Euphorbia lathyris chromosome 7, ddEupLath1.1, whole genome shotgun sequence genome contains:
- the LOC136234938 gene encoding ubiquitin-activating enzyme E1 1 isoform X2, translating into MLPRKRPVVEGVLVQQRQEEDKNGIHTSSSSIKKHRINCFTESTANNTTTTNGNTSIVSNGKSNGSSSSFGDSSSSLIMAPGDSNSTDIDEDLHSRQLAVYGRETMRRLFASNVLVSGMQGLGAEIAKNLILAGVKSVTLHDEGAVELWDLSSNFNFSESDIGKNRASASVLKLQELNNAVVVSTLTTELTKEKLSEFQAVVFTDINLDKAIELNDYCHSHKPPISFIKAEVRGLFGSVFCDFGPEFTVFDVDGEEPHTGIVASISNDKLALVSCVDDERVQFQDGDLVVFSEVHGMTELNDGKPRKVTNVRPYSFSLEEDTSNFGFYEKGGIVTQVKQPKVLNFKPLREALKNPGDFLLTDYSKFDRPPLLHLAFQALDKFLSQSGRFPVAGSEDDAQALISLVSSINESLGDGRLEDINPKLLRHFAFGARAVLNPMAAMFGGIVGQEVVKACSGKFHPLLQFLYFDSVESLPTEHLDSSDFQPLNSRYDAQISVFGSKLQKKLEDAIVFMVGSGALGCEFLKNVALMGVSCGKEGKLTVTDDDVIEKSNLSRQFLFRDWNIGQAKSTVAASAAALINPSINIQALQNRVGTETENVFDDAFWENLTAVINALDNVNARLYVDQRCLYFQKPLLESGTLGAKCNTQMVIPHLTENYGASRDPPEKQAPMCTVHSFPHNIDHCLTWARSEFEGLLEKIPAEVNAYLSNPVEYTTAMANSGDAQARDTLEHVIECLDSEKCETFQDCITWARLKFEDYFTNRVKQLIFTFPEDAATSTGAPFWSAPKRFPRPLEFSSSDPSHLHYIMAASILRAETFGIPIPDWVKNPKMLAEAVEKVMVPEFEPKQGVKIETDEKATSLSTSSSDDDVIIKELIKKLEQCRNNLPPGYRMKPIQFEKDDDSNFHMDLIAALANMRARNYSVPEVDKLKAKFIAGRIIPAIATSTAMATGLVCLELYKVLDGGHKVEDYRNTFANLALPLFSMAEPVPPKVIKHRDMSWTVWDRWILRDNPTLREVIQWLKDKGLHAYSISSGSCLLFNSMFPKHKERMDRKMVDLVTEVAKLELPPYRRHFDVVVACEDDEDNDIDVPPVSIYFR
- the LOC136234938 gene encoding ubiquitin-activating enzyme E1 1 isoform X1, translated to MLLVKLGLGFVVFAPILLSLMFSNTKFSGLVSVALISVGFCGLFGSFLHFMLPRKRPVVEGVLVQQRQEEDKNGIHTSSSSIKKHRINCFTESTANNTTTTNGNTSIVSNGKSNGSSSSFGDSSSSLIMAPGDSNSTDIDEDLHSRQLAVYGRETMRRLFASNVLVSGMQGLGAEIAKNLILAGVKSVTLHDEGAVELWDLSSNFNFSESDIGKNRASASVLKLQELNNAVVVSTLTTELTKEKLSEFQAVVFTDINLDKAIELNDYCHSHKPPISFIKAEVRGLFGSVFCDFGPEFTVFDVDGEEPHTGIVASISNDKLALVSCVDDERVQFQDGDLVVFSEVHGMTELNDGKPRKVTNVRPYSFSLEEDTSNFGFYEKGGIVTQVKQPKVLNFKPLREALKNPGDFLLTDYSKFDRPPLLHLAFQALDKFLSQSGRFPVAGSEDDAQALISLVSSINESLGDGRLEDINPKLLRHFAFGARAVLNPMAAMFGGIVGQEVVKACSGKFHPLLQFLYFDSVESLPTEHLDSSDFQPLNSRYDAQISVFGSKLQKKLEDAIVFMVGSGALGCEFLKNVALMGVSCGKEGKLTVTDDDVIEKSNLSRQFLFRDWNIGQAKSTVAASAAALINPSINIQALQNRVGTETENVFDDAFWENLTAVINALDNVNARLYVDQRCLYFQKPLLESGTLGAKCNTQMVIPHLTENYGASRDPPEKQAPMCTVHSFPHNIDHCLTWARSEFEGLLEKIPAEVNAYLSNPVEYTTAMANSGDAQARDTLEHVIECLDSEKCETFQDCITWARLKFEDYFTNRVKQLIFTFPEDAATSTGAPFWSAPKRFPRPLEFSSSDPSHLHYIMAASILRAETFGIPIPDWVKNPKMLAEAVEKVMVPEFEPKQGVKIETDEKATSLSTSSSDDDVIIKELIKKLEQCRNNLPPGYRMKPIQFEKDDDSNFHMDLIAALANMRARNYSVPEVDKLKAKFIAGRIIPAIATSTAMATGLVCLELYKVLDGGHKVEDYRNTFANLALPLFSMAEPVPPKVIKHRDMSWTVWDRWILRDNPTLREVIQWLKDKGLHAYSISSGSCLLFNSMFPKHKERMDRKMVDLVTEVAKLELPPYRRHFDVVVACEDDEDNDIDVPPVSIYFR